One segment of Leptospirillum ferrooxidans C2-3 DNA contains the following:
- a CDS encoding TetR/AcrR family transcriptional regulator, producing MVRLGRAEMRARTRELLLVSARQECVRLGINAASIDVIAENAGFSKGGFYSNFKSKEDIFLALLEEHLNAEVAALSRLISESVSVDDLLAKIDELYTNLFTDPTMCVLSVEFQLLAMRNEIVRKRYQELSTHHRATLIELLQNAMIRFHTSLRSDPAEVIDILTALAHGLVLQKSAGTVLGKKTDISGTMTQYLRMMIQSDQSYCS from the coding sequence ATGGTCCGATTAGGCAGGGCAGAAATGCGGGCAAGAACGAGGGAGCTTCTCCTAGTCTCGGCCCGCCAAGAGTGTGTCAGGTTGGGCATCAATGCTGCTTCAATTGATGTCATTGCCGAGAATGCCGGTTTTTCCAAGGGTGGGTTTTATTCGAACTTCAAGTCGAAAGAGGACATATTTCTTGCGCTACTTGAAGAACATCTGAATGCGGAAGTCGCAGCACTTTCCCGGCTGATCAGCGAAAGTGTTTCAGTCGACGATTTGCTTGCTAAAATCGACGAACTGTATACGAATCTTTTCACCGATCCAACGATGTGTGTGCTTTCGGTGGAATTTCAGTTGCTCGCAATGCGTAACGAAATCGTGCGCAAACGTTACCAGGAATTGTCGACACATCATCGAGCGACTCTGATCGAATTACTCCAAAACGCCATGATCCGCTTCCATACATCTCTTCGTTCAGATCCTGCTGAAGTGATCGATATCCTTACAGCCCTTGCGCATGGCCTCGTTCTTCAAAAGTCTGCAGGGACAGTTTTGGGAAAAAAGACCGATATTTCCGGGACAATGACTCAATATCTCCGGATGATGATCCAGAGTGATCAGTCGTATTGCTCTTGA
- a CDS encoding SDR family oxidoreductase — translation MKTVFVTGATGLLGNNLVRLLVDRGYHVRALVRDTEKALAQFSGLPSDRLQIVTGNIKNSEIFQEELEGTDILFHTAALSGDSYKGGKHWKELYETNVLGTERLMATSYKAGIRNMVHISSVAVLGENPNGLVTEEHLQKNPGRVDEYYRSKIETEASVYQFLKSHHDMKITLVLPGWIHGPGDRGLTTAGQFVLDYMNNKLPGVPDAALSFVDARDVAQVALAAAERGKSGQRYLAAPHPIKMRDLFQAMERVSGKKAPVRTLPSWLLLGIAGVQEVYSRITGKPVLLSLAAVRVMRSDYGRQFSSEKVRREFDLTFRSVEETLADELGWFRENGYLA, via the coding sequence ATGAAGACCGTCTTCGTCACAGGTGCCACTGGCCTGTTGGGAAACAATCTGGTTCGTCTCTTGGTCGACAGAGGTTATCACGTTCGTGCGCTGGTCCGCGATACCGAAAAAGCACTTGCACAGTTTAGTGGTCTTCCGTCTGACCGCCTTCAAATCGTTACTGGAAATATCAAAAATTCGGAGATATTCCAGGAGGAGTTGGAAGGGACAGACATTCTTTTTCACACAGCAGCACTTTCCGGAGACAGTTATAAAGGTGGCAAACACTGGAAAGAGCTGTATGAAACCAATGTTCTCGGCACCGAGCGGCTTATGGCAACATCCTATAAAGCCGGCATACGGAACATGGTTCACATCAGCTCCGTTGCAGTTCTCGGTGAGAATCCGAATGGTCTTGTCACAGAGGAACATCTTCAGAAGAATCCCGGGAGGGTAGATGAGTACTACCGGAGCAAGATCGAAACCGAAGCCAGTGTTTACCAATTTCTAAAATCGCACCACGACATGAAAATCACATTGGTATTGCCCGGCTGGATTCATGGACCGGGTGATCGTGGGCTTACAACTGCCGGACAATTCGTCCTCGATTATATGAATAATAAGCTCCCAGGCGTGCCGGATGCGGCGCTATCGTTTGTCGATGCCAGAGACGTCGCCCAAGTCGCACTTGCGGCGGCAGAACGGGGAAAAAGTGGACAACGCTACCTCGCGGCACCTCACCCCATAAAGATGAGAGATCTATTTCAGGCAATGGAGCGGGTCTCCGGGAAAAAAGCCCCTGTTCGAACCCTCCCTTCCTGGCTCCTCCTCGGAATCGCTGGCGTTCAGGAAGTCTATTCACGCATCACAGGAAAACCTGTTCTACTCAGTCTGGCGGCGGTGAGGGTTATGAGGAGTGACTACGGGCGTCAGTTTTCGTCGGAAAAGGTTCGCCGGGAATTTGATCTGACGTTTCGATCTGTCGAGGAGACCCTTGCTGATGAACTTGGCTGGTTTCGGGAAAACGGATATCTGGCCTGA
- a CDS encoding methylated-DNA--[protein]-cysteine S-methyltransferase yields MSDYERIAEAISFIVDRVNRQPHLAEIADHLHLSPFHFQRLFCRWTGVTPKRFLQVLTVERAKVLLDRCKPLLEVSDSLGLSSGSRLYDHFVCLEAVTPGEYKMAGKGLTIEYAVQDSPFGKVFIATTDRGISNFSFLEAANIDEPLTNLYKRWPYAMVIENKKRAQSIVEAIFGKEKALDRPLSLYVSGTNFQINVWKALLQISPGMVASYSHVAKSVGHPAAARAVGQAVGANPVAFLIPCHRVIRESGELGGYRWGAVRKHAIHAWEAARGE; encoded by the coding sequence ATGTCAGACTATGAACGCATAGCTGAAGCCATTTCCTTTATTGTCGACCGAGTCAATCGTCAGCCTCATCTGGCAGAAATCGCAGACCATCTGCATTTGAGTCCCTTTCATTTTCAGAGACTATTCTGCCGTTGGACGGGAGTCACTCCCAAAAGATTTTTACAGGTGCTCACGGTGGAGCGAGCCAAAGTATTACTCGATAGATGCAAGCCTTTGCTTGAAGTATCAGATTCTCTGGGATTGAGTAGCGGTTCGCGTTTGTATGACCATTTCGTTTGTTTGGAAGCCGTCACCCCAGGCGAGTACAAGATGGCGGGAAAGGGACTTACGATTGAATATGCTGTGCAGGATTCCCCTTTTGGAAAAGTTTTTATTGCCACCACGGATAGAGGGATTTCTAACTTTTCTTTCCTGGAAGCAGCAAATATAGATGAGCCTCTGACCAATTTATATAAAAGGTGGCCATATGCGATGGTGATTGAAAACAAGAAGCGGGCGCAATCGATCGTCGAGGCCATTTTCGGGAAAGAAAAAGCATTGGACCGCCCATTGTCTTTGTATGTCTCCGGGACAAATTTTCAAATCAATGTATGGAAAGCGCTATTGCAAATCTCTCCGGGAATGGTTGCAAGCTATTCTCATGTGGCAAAGTCTGTTGGTCACCCAGCCGCTGCCCGGGCCGTGGGACAGGCTGTGGGTGCGAACCCGGTTGCTTTCCTTATTCCTTGCCATCGAGTCATTCGGGAGTCCGGTGAGCTTGGGGGATATCGTTGGGGAGCCGTCCGGAAACATGCCATTCATGCATGGGAAGCGGCAAGGGGTGAATAG
- a CDS encoding flavin reductase family protein, with amino-acid sequence MHKICEPSILYFGTPVVLISTLNEDGSHNLAPMSSVFWLGWHCLLGLGANSKTSQNLIRTGECVINLPSIQEVSAVDRLALTTGSSPVPERKRLRGYRFEPDKFGTAKLTPVASLAVGSQRALECPVQLEAIVESFRDIAEKNPGDRGKFICFDMRIRLVHVEESILVNGEPNQIDPDKWRPLIMSFQKFYGLGGQVSSSRLSQIPESMYRSPDEASEVL; translated from the coding sequence ATGCACAAAATATGTGAGCCTTCGATTTTGTATTTTGGAACACCCGTTGTTCTGATCAGTACGCTAAATGAAGATGGAAGCCATAACCTTGCACCCATGTCGTCAGTGTTCTGGTTGGGATGGCACTGTCTGCTCGGATTGGGTGCGAACTCGAAAACCTCACAAAATCTTATCCGTACGGGTGAATGTGTTATCAATCTCCCGTCCATTCAAGAGGTCTCTGCAGTTGATCGGCTTGCGCTTACGACTGGCTCCAGCCCTGTTCCGGAGAGAAAAAGACTCAGGGGGTACAGATTTGAACCCGATAAGTTCGGGACGGCAAAATTGACTCCAGTGGCTTCCTTGGCAGTTGGTTCTCAGCGAGCTCTGGAATGTCCTGTCCAGCTCGAAGCAATCGTTGAATCGTTTCGTGACATAGCGGAAAAGAATCCGGGAGATCGTGGAAAATTTATTTGTTTCGATATGCGGATTCGACTTGTACATGTCGAAGAATCGATCCTGGTGAATGGAGAACCCAATCAAATCGACCCTGACAAGTGGCGGCCGCTCATCATGAGTTTTCAGAAGTTCTATGGTCTCGGAGGTCAAGTGTCTTCGTCCAGACTCTCGCAAATTCCGGAATCCATGTACCGGAGTCCGGACGAAGCAAGTGAAGTGTTGTAG
- a CDS encoding acetylornithine transaminase, translating to MKITERPPVVFVRGEGSWLIDQERDRYLDFIQGWAVNCLGHCPPEIVGAITSQAKTLINASPAFYTDRILELADKIVECSCIDRVFFANSGAEANEGAIKLARKWGSLYRDGAFEIITTENAFHGRTLATMSASGKPQWEPLFEPKGSGFVKVPFNDFGMIERAITSRTVAIMLEPIQGEAGVVPASRDFLTGVRELSQRKGILLILDEIQTGIGRTGKAFGYEHAGIEPDILTLGKGLGGGVPLAALGAKESVCCFGPGEQGGTFNGNALMTAVGSAVLDTVMRPSFLDEVRRKGEFLKGRLSELSLSLGEGEVRGEGLLIGWVLTRANAGQIVQDAFRRGLLLNAPRPNILRFMPALNVSMNEIEQMLSILEEVMSEG from the coding sequence ATGAAAATAACGGAGCGGCCACCTGTAGTTTTTGTGCGGGGGGAAGGGTCGTGGTTGATCGATCAGGAAAGAGACCGTTATCTGGACTTTATTCAGGGATGGGCGGTGAATTGTCTCGGCCATTGCCCTCCGGAAATTGTTGGAGCGATCACATCTCAGGCGAAGACGCTTATTAATGCCAGCCCGGCTTTCTACACCGACAGAATACTGGAGCTGGCTGACAAAATTGTGGAGTGCTCCTGTATCGACCGGGTATTTTTTGCCAACAGTGGGGCCGAGGCCAATGAAGGAGCGATCAAGCTCGCCAGAAAATGGGGCTCTCTTTATCGGGATGGAGCTTTTGAGATCATAACGACGGAAAATGCATTTCATGGCAGGACGCTCGCCACGATGTCCGCTTCAGGCAAACCTCAGTGGGAACCCCTGTTCGAACCGAAAGGTTCGGGGTTCGTCAAGGTTCCCTTCAATGATTTTGGAATGATCGAGCGGGCGATAACTTCCCGGACGGTGGCAATCATGCTGGAGCCGATCCAGGGGGAGGCCGGGGTCGTTCCCGCAAGCCGGGATTTCCTGACGGGGGTGAGAGAGCTTTCGCAACGGAAGGGGATTCTTTTGATTCTTGACGAGATCCAGACGGGGATCGGACGGACGGGAAAAGCCTTCGGCTACGAACATGCCGGGATCGAACCCGATATTCTCACGTTGGGGAAGGGATTGGGGGGAGGGGTGCCTCTGGCGGCTCTTGGGGCAAAGGAGTCTGTTTGCTGCTTCGGTCCAGGCGAACAGGGCGGAACCTTCAATGGGAATGCGCTTATGACTGCCGTGGGCTCTGCTGTTCTCGATACGGTCATGCGCCCCTCCTTTCTCGATGAGGTTCGGAGAAAGGGAGAATTTCTCAAAGGTCGTCTCTCGGAGCTTTCTCTCTCTTTGGGTGAGGGGGAAGTTCGGGGGGAAGGACTGCTGATTGGCTGGGTATTAACCCGTGCCAATGCTGGTCAGATCGTTCAGGACGCTTTCAGGCGAGGTCTTCTGCTGAATGCTCCGAGGCCGAATATTCTCCGGTTCATGCCGGCACTCAATGTGAGCATGAATGAAATCGAACAGATGCTCTCGATTCTGGAAGAGGTGATGTCGGAGGGGTGA
- a CDS encoding NAD(P)/FAD-dependent oxidoreductase, with protein MKNLVVIGGGFAGFWSAMSAVRQARFLRKDSALKIMMISLDEYLSIRPRFYENKFKDMRVPLKKYLDPLGIVLHVAKVERIDHKKRNIFMVRSNGQEEVLSFDGLILAAGSQLNRPPLPGFEHAFNVDTFRESVQLEDHLKELSASRFLSASSRTFVVVGASFTGLEVITGLPERLRSFDLPDIHYDFILTDRSFSIAPEYSSEGRGIISRQIGKEGIQFFAGEEVDSISPEHIRFKSGKCIETRTIIWCGGLKANPLTSMFPIDRDCQGRLKVDQFLRIDGQKTIFAAGDVAQACVDDEGHTSVMSCQHAIPQGKFAGNNAVNALFDCDLIPYSQPRYVTCLDLGSEQALLTSGWGRFPKMTGISAKELKIEIMSKWIIPEKDVEETVKMSVPVILHNEG; from the coding sequence ATGAAAAATCTCGTGGTCATTGGAGGGGGTTTCGCTGGGTTCTGGAGCGCAATGAGTGCAGTCAGGCAAGCAAGGTTTTTACGTAAGGATAGCGCTCTTAAAATTATGATGATCTCTTTGGACGAATATCTTTCAATTCGTCCAAGATTTTATGAAAACAAATTCAAAGACATGAGGGTTCCCCTGAAAAAATATCTTGATCCTCTGGGTATTGTTCTTCATGTTGCTAAAGTAGAAAGGATTGATCACAAAAAGAGAAATATTTTTATGGTAAGGTCGAATGGTCAGGAAGAAGTCCTTTCTTTTGATGGGTTAATTCTTGCGGCTGGAAGTCAGCTCAATCGCCCTCCTCTTCCCGGATTCGAACATGCGTTTAACGTAGATACATTTAGAGAATCGGTCCAGCTGGAGGATCACCTTAAAGAATTATCGGCTTCCCGTTTTCTTTCAGCATCTTCACGGACATTCGTTGTCGTGGGGGCGAGCTTTACCGGTCTTGAAGTCATTACAGGACTTCCGGAGCGTTTACGATCGTTTGATCTACCAGATATCCATTACGATTTCATTTTGACCGACCGGAGCTTCTCAATCGCCCCAGAGTATTCTTCTGAAGGGCGGGGGATTATTTCCCGGCAAATTGGGAAAGAGGGCATCCAGTTTTTTGCAGGGGAAGAAGTGGATTCCATAAGTCCTGAGCATATCCGCTTCAAATCAGGAAAGTGCATTGAAACTAGAACCATTATCTGGTGTGGAGGATTGAAGGCGAACCCGCTAACCTCTATGTTTCCAATCGATCGGGATTGTCAGGGACGACTTAAGGTCGATCAATTTTTGAGAATAGATGGCCAAAAGACCATTTTTGCTGCGGGTGACGTGGCTCAGGCGTGTGTTGATGATGAAGGTCATACTTCTGTCATGTCATGTCAGCATGCGATACCACAGGGCAAGTTTGCGGGGAACAATGCCGTTAATGCTCTTTTTGATTGTGATTTGATTCCCTATTCCCAACCGAGATATGTCACATGCCTTGACTTGGGGTCCGAACAAGCCCTCTTGACATCCGGGTGGGGGCGATTTCCGAAAATGACAGGAATTTCTGCAAAAGAATTGAAAATAGAAATTATGTCAAAATGGATCATTCCTGAGAAAGACGTGGAAGAGACAGTAAAAATGTCTGTTCCCGTTATCCTTCATAACGAGGGGTGA
- a CDS encoding Rrf2 family transcriptional regulator — protein sequence MPFPCAVSNSLVLSRRVDLIATLHIRIVRFRISLMAYLGKSIEYALHSLLSLINTPEDSPLGVSDIAEFQGVSPTYLAKIFTRLKKAGILRSSIGVNGGYELAKPPDQITFWDVVVAVEGEFRLFECRNIREKIAIYKESCQNPDWESRGPCTIHKVMMDVETQIANSLKEKNIAWLSKVVGQKLSQKEKNAAIQWFIQSVDDRK from the coding sequence TTGCCTTTTCCCTGTGCGGTAAGCAACAGCTTGGTTTTAAGTCGGAGAGTTGATTTAATTGCGACTTTACATATCCGAATTGTTCGGTTTAGAATATCTCTTATGGCCTATCTCGGAAAAAGTATTGAATACGCATTGCATAGTCTTCTTTCTCTGATCAACACGCCAGAGGACTCCCCCTTGGGCGTTAGCGATATTGCGGAGTTTCAGGGGGTATCCCCAACTTATCTTGCAAAGATTTTTACCCGTTTGAAAAAGGCCGGGATTCTCCGGTCTTCCATTGGGGTTAATGGGGGATATGAACTTGCAAAACCACCCGATCAAATCACGTTCTGGGATGTCGTCGTTGCAGTGGAAGGAGAGTTCCGTCTTTTTGAATGCCGGAATATCCGTGAGAAAATCGCAATTTACAAAGAGAGCTGCCAAAATCCGGACTGGGAAAGCCGGGGTCCCTGCACGATTCACAAAGTCATGATGGATGTGGAAACTCAGATCGCAAATTCACTTAAAGAAAAAAACATCGCTTGGTTAAGTAAGGTTGTAGGCCAGAAACTCTCCCAGAAAGAAAAGAATGCGGCCATTCAATGGTTTATTCAATCTGTGGATGATCGGAAATGA
- a CDS encoding helix-turn-helix domain-containing protein — translation MDEVLKLSQVAQMISSPARAAMLLALADGRALPASELACRAGISNQTASEHLTLMKKMGVLCVEQCGRHRYYRVINARMMEALEDYLAASSEIRVGERSDISRILPLRQARMCYDHLAGRLGVVLAEKMQEKKWVFLEERDFQITDSGRYHLEVLGIEWTALGHSRRLFARRCIDWSERKPHIGGAFGAAMANRFMELNWIRRGQEIRAVYLTNDGRRNLTEIFEVNL, via the coding sequence ATGGATGAAGTTCTGAAACTGTCACAGGTGGCCCAAATGATTTCCTCACCGGCACGTGCTGCGATGCTTCTGGCCCTTGCGGATGGCCGGGCACTTCCTGCAAGTGAGCTGGCTTGCCGGGCAGGGATATCGAATCAGACCGCCAGCGAACATCTGACATTGATGAAGAAGATGGGGGTTTTATGCGTCGAACAGTGTGGACGACACCGCTATTACAGGGTCATCAATGCACGGATGATGGAAGCACTCGAAGATTACCTTGCCGCTTCATCTGAAATCAGAGTTGGCGAAAGGTCGGATATTTCCCGCATTCTTCCACTTAGACAGGCCCGGATGTGTTACGACCATTTGGCAGGGAGACTTGGAGTCGTCTTGGCGGAGAAAATGCAGGAAAAAAAATGGGTTTTTCTGGAAGAAAGAGATTTTCAAATCACGGACAGTGGTCGTTATCATTTGGAAGTCTTAGGGATCGAATGGACAGCACTTGGACATTCCCGTCGACTTTTTGCCAGGCGCTGTATTGACTGGAGTGAGAGGAAACCTCACATAGGCGGGGCTTTTGGGGCAGCCATGGCGAACCGTTTTATGGAACTCAACTGGATTCGTCGTGGTCAGGAAATCCGGGCTGTTTATCTTACCAATGATGGTAGGCGAAATCTTACGGAAATATTTGAAGTTAACCTATGA
- a CDS encoding cupin domain-containing protein: MTLSAIFQKTNEMPWIPGSVLFGEKLLVEGQDVIFLKILSDRRDQGGGVAEITRFAPPPGKRIRIKAIAESDEHVYVLEGGHDDGIGKQIRFPGDYLLHPKGLPHSAILSRETIALVIYAGEADRVTEFRVEDCKQGD, from the coding sequence ATGACATTATCTGCCATTTTTCAAAAAACAAATGAAATGCCCTGGATCCCGGGAAGCGTTCTTTTTGGCGAAAAATTATTGGTAGAAGGACAGGATGTTATTTTTCTCAAGATCCTGAGCGATCGAAGGGATCAAGGCGGAGGCGTTGCCGAAATCACAAGGTTTGCCCCCCCGCCCGGGAAACGGATCCGGATCAAAGCCATCGCCGAATCCGATGAACACGTCTATGTTCTGGAAGGGGGGCACGATGATGGGATCGGCAAACAAATCCGCTTCCCCGGAGACTATCTTCTTCACCCCAAGGGTCTTCCCCATAGCGCCATCCTGTCACGGGAAACAATCGCTCTGGTCATCTATGCAGGAGAAGCAGACCGGGTGACCGAATTTCGTGTGGAAGATTGCAAACAGGGCGATTGA
- a CDS encoding O-methyltransferase encodes MNLLKKNKGLSDCLSSLHKKSDDEIHGKARAQFKGSDKAFSELVKQYGTLAPFEKGLFLKTHGILVQDSALSLAISPEMGEFLFNLTLVKRPEAILELGSSRGVSTLYFAEALRVLGKGKVVATEMDDSKCDTLWENVQSMGLASYVDLFRGDVFSTVASMNESFDMVFIDIWASGYLDVFQKVEKLLKPGAIILADNMYTSSDEVLPFKNLLDNHPGISNMTLDFESGVEFGVIL; translated from the coding sequence ATGAATCTTTTAAAAAAAAATAAAGGGTTGAGTGATTGCCTGTCATCCCTGCATAAGAAGAGTGATGATGAAATCCATGGCAAGGCGCGTGCTCAGTTTAAGGGTTCGGACAAGGCATTTTCCGAACTTGTAAAACAATACGGGACTCTTGCGCCTTTTGAAAAAGGGTTGTTTCTCAAGACTCATGGCATCTTGGTTCAGGATTCTGCTCTGTCGCTTGCCATCTCTCCGGAGATGGGAGAGTTTCTGTTCAATCTGACTCTGGTAAAAAGACCGGAGGCCATTCTGGAACTTGGGAGTTCAAGAGGCGTTTCGACATTGTATTTCGCCGAGGCGCTCAGGGTACTGGGAAAAGGCAAAGTGGTCGCAACGGAAATGGACGATAGCAAGTGCGACACTCTTTGGGAGAACGTTCAATCCATGGGGCTAGCCTCTTATGTCGATTTGTTTCGGGGCGACGTGTTTTCAACGGTGGCTAGCATGAATGAATCATTCGATATGGTCTTCATCGATATCTGGGCAAGTGGATATCTCGATGTATTCCAGAAAGTTGAAAAACTGCTGAAGCCTGGAGCGATCATCCTGGCCGACAACATGTATACGTCATCCGATGAGGTTTTGCCATTTAAAAACCTTCTGGACAACCATCCTGGCATCAGCAACATGACTCTTGATTTTGAGTCTGGCGTCGAATTCGGGGTTATCCTGTAA
- a CDS encoding SRPBCC domain-containing protein: MARDIETMIDIHAPVADIWRILIDLPRYPEWNPLVVRVSGSLTVGKRLDVAVRLPGRRPMSFSPILIAMTPEREFRWVGTFGISALFAGEHSFRLIPESNGAIRFEHSERFTGFLPLFMGLHWYERVRQGFESMNHALKKRAETLEK, encoded by the coding sequence ATGGCACGAGACATTGAGACAATGATCGACATCCACGCTCCTGTCGCTGATATCTGGCGGATATTGATTGATCTTCCCCGGTACCCAGAGTGGAATCCCCTGGTAGTACGGGTATCTGGCTCTCTTACGGTCGGGAAACGATTGGACGTCGCTGTGCGTTTGCCTGGACGCCGGCCGATGTCTTTCTCTCCTATTCTCATCGCGATGACACCCGAACGGGAATTCCGGTGGGTTGGAACCTTTGGTATTTCTGCTCTCTTCGCTGGAGAGCACTCATTCCGGCTGATTCCAGAGAGCAATGGAGCGATCCGGTTCGAGCATTCCGAGCGCTTTACAGGTTTTTTGCCCCTATTCATGGGACTTCATTGGTACGAGCGTGTTCGTCAAGGCTTCGAATCCATGAACCATGCACTGAAAAAACGTGCAGAAACACTTGAAAAATAA
- a CDS encoding alpha/beta fold hydrolase, whose translation MTGAEHSVRLFERVRLGDDDQWILVRGKEPSLPVLLIIQAGPGFPVIHEADALEERLKWEESFRVVYWDLRGCGKSFHRDVSFGSQPLDRLVLDVEEMVVVLRKRLEVESVYLLGFSLGASLAALAAYRAPEGIRALIGVGMDVRIEESDAMAHDFVWQQASVRKNRKALQALERIGPPPYMESKDFMERAKWMTEFGGIHRREHFSSLLRKNLWRLFSSPNYTWREALQALSGISLTQDSLLPSMKDLDLFRQVPSLDVPVFFCQGRRDAVAPPVILQRYHALLKAPLGKELFWFESSAHLPHDEEPERFAVILREIKARMERPKIF comes from the coding sequence ATGACTGGAGCCGAGCATTCTGTCCGTCTATTCGAGCGAGTGCGTTTGGGAGACGATGATCAGTGGATCCTTGTGCGGGGAAAGGAGCCGAGTCTCCCGGTTCTCCTGATCATTCAGGCCGGCCCGGGATTCCCTGTAATCCATGAAGCCGATGCTTTGGAAGAGCGGTTGAAATGGGAAGAGTCATTCCGGGTTGTCTACTGGGATCTGCGGGGGTGCGGGAAATCGTTCCACCGGGATGTCTCTTTCGGGTCTCAGCCCCTGGATCGTCTTGTCCTCGATGTAGAGGAGATGGTTGTTGTGCTTCGAAAGCGTCTGGAAGTCGAGTCTGTCTATCTGCTCGGATTTTCTCTGGGGGCAAGTCTTGCCGCCCTTGCAGCGTATCGGGCTCCGGAAGGGATCCGTGCCCTGATCGGGGTAGGTATGGATGTCCGGATCGAGGAAAGCGATGCGATGGCCCATGACTTTGTCTGGCAACAGGCGAGTGTGAGAAAGAACCGGAAAGCTTTGCAAGCGCTGGAACGTATTGGCCCCCCTCCTTACATGGAGAGCAAGGATTTCATGGAACGAGCGAAATGGATGACCGAGTTCGGGGGCATTCACCGTCGTGAACACTTTTCTTCGCTCCTCAGGAAAAATCTCTGGCGTCTTTTTTCTTCTCCGAACTATACATGGCGCGAGGCTTTGCAGGCACTCAGTGGGATCTCCCTTACCCAGGATTCTCTTCTTCCATCGATGAAAGACCTGGACCTTTTCCGTCAGGTTCCTTCTCTGGATGTTCCCGTATTTTTCTGTCAGGGACGACGTGATGCTGTTGCCCCTCCGGTTATTTTGCAGCGCTACCATGCTTTATTGAAAGCACCTCTCGGAAAGGAACTCTTCTGGTTCGAATCGTCCGCTCACCTGCCACATGATGAGGAGCCAGAGCGGTTTGCGGTTATTCTTAGGGAAATCAAGGCTCGCATGGAAAGGCCGAAAATTTTTTGA
- a CDS encoding TetR/AcrR family transcriptional regulator, with protein MVTEYSLIPLASPDDPPSRQAILLEALRLFVRDGLCETSLRDIAAATGYSNTVLYKFFESKNTLAIHLFERCYGTLVMSVQESMDPQQTFHEDLNALVDRYIRFLDQNLDAVIYVHENLRLFWPQASSKTRLNPLLGLLRQWIEKGKAEGTVDPEESTDLLASLTIGLLSQFARMLYFQECEPPALKWRESIKDLLERALSQKEGRF; from the coding sequence ATGGTCACAGAATACTCCCTTATACCTCTCGCATCGCCCGATGATCCGCCTTCAAGACAGGCCATCTTGCTGGAGGCTTTGCGCCTGTTTGTCCGGGATGGTCTCTGCGAGACCAGTCTCAGGGATATTGCGGCAGCTACGGGTTATAGCAATACCGTGCTCTATAAGTTCTTCGAGAGCAAGAACACCCTGGCGATCCACCTTTTCGAACGCTGCTACGGAACGCTGGTCATGAGCGTACAGGAATCCATGGATCCTCAACAAACTTTCCATGAAGACCTTAACGCTCTGGTGGACCGCTACATTCGGTTTTTGGACCAGAACCTTGATGCCGTGATCTATGTTCATGAGAACCTGCGTCTTTTCTGGCCGCAGGCCAGCTCGAAAACGCGGCTCAATCCCCTTCTCGGATTGCTGAGACAATGGATCGAGAAGGGGAAGGCAGAAGGGACTGTCGATCCGGAGGAGAGTACCGATCTTCTGGCTTCTCTGACGATTGGTCTTCTGAGCCAGTTTGCCCGCATGCTGTATTTTCAGGAATGCGAACCCCCTGCGCTCAAATGGAGGGAATCTATAAAAGATCTTCTTGAACGGGCCCTCAGCCAAAAAGAAGGGAGATTCTAA
- a CDS encoding MarR family winged helix-turn-helix transcriptional regulator — translation MGSTKAEWPFSEKEANDSTGFLIWQITTLWQRAIARQLKPYGLTQVQFVLLAGLLWLSAREKHVTQVMLAHHSKLDVMMTSQVLRALEVRGLLLRRSHPTDTRAKILELTQTGRDVTVAALPVVEDVDDTFFGEKGEGRKALNRELLRLITKA, via the coding sequence ATGGGTAGTACAAAAGCAGAGTGGCCGTTTTCTGAAAAAGAAGCCAATGACAGTACAGGTTTTCTGATCTGGCAGATTACGACGCTATGGCAACGAGCCATCGCTAGGCAATTGAAACCGTATGGGCTCACTCAGGTCCAGTTTGTCTTGCTGGCGGGCCTTCTATGGCTTTCTGCCAGAGAGAAGCATGTCACGCAGGTCATGCTTGCCCACCATTCGAAACTGGACGTCATGATGACCTCTCAGGTTTTGCGTGCACTGGAAGTGCGCGGGCTCCTCCTTCGCCGTTCTCATCCGACCGATACGCGTGCCAAAATATTGGAATTGACTCAAACCGGGCGGGATGTGACGGTAGCTGCCCTCCCGGTCGTTGAAGATGTTGATGACACATTTTTTGGTGAGAAAGGAGAGGGGCGCAAGGCTTTAAACAGGGAATTGCTCCGTTTGATTACAAAAGCCTGA